From Bordetella flabilis, the proteins below share one genomic window:
- a CDS encoding ABC transporter permease encodes MRWTMGSRMQQGPESETAPSQPRASDTVAGGGFWRRVASLTRKEVRQLLRDRANMLIGLVLPIFLILIFGYGLSLDVKNARVLVVMEDNSPQAHDLVSSMALSPYLDCEPAASYPAARRAMENHEADALLRIPSDFSSRLAGGDARVQVLVQGSDPTRALAVGRYVEGAVGIWLQKRGDRGAAAPAGGVTVVDRMWFNAANDSTWYLVPGLIVLIMTLIGAFLTALVMAREWERGTLEALFVTPVRPVEILLAKIIPYFCVGMLGLALCLLAARVLFHVPLQGSAAALLAGSMLYMLVSLGIGLLISAVTRNQFLASQIAILASFMPAMMLSGFVFDLRNVPVVVRIVGHALPATYFMELVKTLFLAGDYWPLILKDCAILAAYAVALLWAVGRLTRKTLD; translated from the coding sequence ATGAGATGGACGATGGGATCGAGGATGCAACAAGGGCCGGAAAGCGAAACGGCGCCGTCCCAGCCGCGCGCGTCCGACACGGTGGCGGGCGGCGGCTTCTGGCGCCGCGTGGCGTCCTTGACGCGCAAGGAGGTCCGGCAACTGCTGCGTGACCGCGCCAACATGCTGATCGGCCTGGTGCTGCCCATCTTCCTGATCCTTATCTTCGGCTACGGCTTATCGCTGGATGTCAAAAACGCCCGCGTGCTTGTCGTCATGGAAGACAACTCGCCCCAGGCGCACGACCTGGTGTCCAGCATGGCGCTGTCGCCTTACCTGGACTGCGAGCCGGCCGCGTCCTATCCCGCGGCACGGCGCGCGATGGAGAACCACGAAGCCGATGCGCTGTTGCGCATTCCCAGCGATTTCTCCAGCCGGCTGGCGGGCGGCGATGCCCGCGTGCAGGTCCTCGTCCAAGGCAGCGATCCGACGCGCGCGCTGGCGGTGGGCCGCTATGTCGAAGGCGCTGTCGGCATCTGGCTGCAGAAACGCGGCGATCGCGGGGCGGCGGCCCCGGCCGGCGGCGTCACGGTGGTCGACCGCATGTGGTTCAACGCGGCCAACGACAGTACCTGGTATCTGGTGCCGGGCCTGATTGTGCTCATCATGACCTTGATCGGCGCCTTCCTGACCGCGCTCGTCATGGCGCGCGAATGGGAGCGCGGCACGCTGGAGGCGCTGTTCGTGACTCCCGTGCGTCCCGTCGAAATTCTGCTCGCCAAGATCATTCCTTATTTCTGCGTCGGCATGCTGGGCCTGGCGCTGTGCCTGCTGGCCGCGCGCGTGCTCTTCCATGTGCCGCTGCAAGGTTCGGCCGCCGCCCTGCTGGCCGGCTCCATGCTGTACATGCTGGTGTCGCTGGGCATCGGCCTGCTGATATCGGCGGTGACCCGCAACCAGTTCCTCGCCAGCCAGATCGCCATCCTGGCCAGCTTCATGCCCGCCATGATGCTGTCCGGCTTCGTGTTCGACCTGCGCAATGTCCCGGTCGTCGTGCGCATCGTGGGGCACGCCCTGCCCGCCACGTACTTCATGGAGCTGGTCAAGACGCTTTTCCTGGCGGGCGACTACTGGCCGCTGATCCTGAAGGATTGCGCCATCCTGGCCGCCTATGCCGTCGCGCTCCTCTGGGCGGTGGGACGGCTTACCCGCAAAACACTGGACTGA
- a CDS encoding ATP-binding cassette domain-containing protein has product MSDASDRIIDARGLGKGFVNKATGRPVQALDDISLTVPRGTVSALVGPDGAGKTTFLRLASGLMRPDAGSLQVLGRDTATQAQAIQERISYMPQRFGLYEDLSVQENLDLYADLHGVPAQVRRDRYARLLEMTDLKRFTARLAGKLSGGMKQKLGLACTLVRAPELLLLDEPTVGVDPLSRRELWEIIDQMVHDESLTVLVTTAYLDEAERCAHVHVLHEGRMLAGGTPADIAGRADGLCFVVSGRHGEAPRERQARLLDHRDLVIDAVPRGGEIRFIVSSPDGLPAIADEAPGAQPVPARLEDGFMVLLRAGDATEPTDAAREAHRDGPASKGAGPATATTTATATATETPPTTAAQPASASTRTADGPAIEVRDLVRRFGDFTAVDRTTFSVARGEIFGLLGPNGAGKTTTFRMLCGLLPASGGQARVAGMDLRTARAQARARIGYVSQTFALYGNLTALENLRFFGGAYGLRGARLRERIDTVTREFALGDQLDKPAGQLPGGIKQRLAMAVGLLHEPEILFLDEPTSGADPLARRAFWRRITALADTGTTVVITTHFMEEAEYCDRIVIQDAGKLLALGTPEAVRAQAGATPDHRLTMEEAFISIVQSGRQPAPSPAGAPA; this is encoded by the coding sequence ATGAGCGACGCCAGCGACCGCATCATCGATGCGCGAGGCCTGGGCAAGGGCTTCGTGAACAAGGCGACCGGGCGGCCGGTGCAGGCGCTGGACGATATTTCGTTGACGGTCCCACGCGGCACGGTCAGCGCCCTGGTGGGCCCGGACGGCGCCGGCAAGACGACCTTCCTGCGCCTGGCCAGCGGCTTGATGCGGCCCGATGCCGGCAGCCTGCAGGTGCTGGGCCGCGACACGGCCACGCAGGCCCAGGCCATCCAGGAACGCATCAGCTATATGCCGCAACGCTTCGGCCTGTATGAAGACCTCAGCGTGCAGGAGAACCTGGACCTGTATGCCGACCTGCATGGCGTGCCGGCGCAGGTACGGCGCGACCGATACGCGCGCCTGCTGGAGATGACGGACCTGAAGCGCTTCACCGCGCGGCTGGCCGGCAAGCTGTCCGGGGGAATGAAGCAGAAGCTGGGCCTGGCATGCACGCTGGTACGCGCACCGGAACTGCTGCTGCTGGACGAACCCACGGTGGGGGTGGACCCGTTGTCGCGGCGCGAGCTGTGGGAAATCATCGACCAGATGGTGCATGACGAAAGCCTGACCGTCCTCGTCACCACCGCCTACCTGGACGAGGCGGAACGCTGCGCGCATGTCCATGTCCTGCATGAAGGCCGCATGCTGGCAGGCGGCACGCCCGCCGACATCGCGGGCCGTGCCGACGGCCTGTGCTTCGTCGTATCCGGCCGCCACGGGGAAGCGCCGCGCGAGCGGCAGGCGCGCCTGCTGGACCACCGCGATCTCGTCATCGACGCGGTGCCGCGCGGCGGAGAAATCCGCTTTATCGTGTCGTCCCCGGATGGCCTGCCCGCCATTGCCGATGAAGCGCCCGGCGCCCAACCCGTGCCGGCAAGGCTCGAAGACGGTTTCATGGTGCTGCTGCGCGCCGGCGACGCCACGGAGCCGACCGACGCCGCCCGCGAGGCGCATCGCGACGGGCCTGCGTCGAAAGGCGCAGGCCCGGCCACGGCCACGACAACAGCAACGGCAACGGCTACCGAAACGCCCCCCACCACGGCCGCGCAGCCGGCATCAGCCAGTACTCGAACCGCCGACGGCCCTGCCATCGAAGTGCGCGACCTGGTGCGCCGGTTCGGCGACTTCACCGCGGTCGACCGGACCACCTTCAGCGTCGCACGCGGCGAGATCTTCGGGCTGCTGGGGCCGAACGGCGCGGGCAAGACCACCACCTTCCGCATGCTCTGCGGCCTGCTCCCCGCCAGCGGCGGCCAGGCGCGCGTGGCAGGCATGGACCTGCGTACCGCGCGCGCCCAGGCGCGTGCGCGCATCGGCTACGTATCCCAGACCTTCGCGCTGTACGGCAACCTGACGGCCCTGGAGAACCTGCGCTTCTTCGGCGGCGCCTACGGCCTGCGCGGCGCGCGGCTGCGCGAGCGCATCGATACGGTCACGCGCGAGTTCGCGCTGGGCGATCAATTGGACAAGCCGGCGGGACAATTGCCGGGCGGCATCAAGCAGCGGCTTGCCATGGCGGTCGGGCTGCTGCACGAACCGGAGATCCTGTTCCTGGACGAACCCACCAGCGGCGCCGACCCGCTGGCCCGCCGTGCGTTCTGGCGGCGCATCACCGCGTTGGCCGACACGGGCACCACGGTCGTCATCACCACCCACTTCATGGAAGAAGCCGAGTACTGCGACCGCATCGTGATCCAGGACGCGGGCAAGCTCCTGGCCCTGGGGACCCCGGAAGCCGTGCGCGCACAGGCGGGCGCGACGCCGGACCATCGGCTCACCATGGAAGAAGCTTTCATCTCCATTGTGCAAAGCGGTCGCCAACCCGCGCCCTCGCCTGCGGGAGCGCCGGCATGA
- a CDS encoding HlyD family efflux transporter periplasmic adaptor subunit has translation MKKKLLILAVAIVALAVAAWALYRPAADPSRLTLYGNVDIRQVSLAFDGSDRVAEMRVEEGDRVRAGQVLALLDTRTVALQLAQARAEVDAREQALLRLRNGTRPEEVQQARAQAAAAQADAELAARQWQRLRGVAGHTAGRAVSKEDLDAAAARMHVAQARLEAERQALRLAQLGPRAEDIAEAAAARDAAKARAALLQHQMDLAQLKAPRDAVVRSRLLEPGDMASPQRPAYTLAIYDPKWIRAYVSEADLGRIRMGMQAQVYTDSHPDQAIAGSIGYISSVAEFTPKSVQTESLRTSLVYEVRVLVADPQDRLRLGMPATVHIDTQASAPVASRSPVS, from the coding sequence ATGAAGAAAAAGCTGCTTATCCTCGCCGTGGCCATCGTCGCGCTCGCTGTCGCCGCGTGGGCCCTGTATCGCCCGGCTGCCGATCCGAGCCGCCTTACCTTGTACGGCAACGTCGATATCCGGCAAGTGTCGCTGGCCTTCGACGGCAGCGACCGCGTCGCGGAAATGCGCGTGGAAGAAGGCGACCGTGTCCGGGCGGGCCAGGTGCTGGCCCTGCTGGATACCCGGACCGTGGCCTTGCAACTGGCGCAGGCGCGGGCCGAAGTGGATGCACGCGAGCAGGCCTTGCTGCGCCTGCGCAACGGCACACGGCCCGAAGAAGTCCAGCAGGCGCGGGCCCAGGCGGCGGCAGCCCAGGCGGATGCCGAGCTGGCGGCACGCCAGTGGCAGCGATTGCGCGGCGTCGCCGGGCACACCGCCGGACGCGCCGTCAGCAAGGAAGACCTCGACGCCGCCGCGGCGCGCATGCATGTCGCCCAGGCGCGACTGGAAGCCGAACGCCAGGCGCTGCGGCTGGCGCAATTGGGACCGCGGGCGGAGGACATTGCCGAAGCCGCCGCCGCACGGGATGCCGCAAAAGCCCGCGCCGCGCTGCTGCAGCACCAGATGGACCTGGCGCAGCTGAAAGCCCCGCGCGACGCGGTGGTGCGGTCGCGCCTGCTGGAGCCTGGCGACATGGCGTCGCCCCAGCGTCCGGCCTATACCCTGGCCATCTACGATCCCAAGTGGATACGCGCCTACGTCAGCGAAGCGGACCTGGGCCGGATACGGATGGGAATGCAGGCCCAGGTCTATACCGACAGCCATCCCGACCAGGCCATCGCCGGCTCGATTGGCTATATCTCGTCGGTAGCGGAATTCACGCCCAAAAGCGTGCAGACCGAAAGCCTGCGCACCAGCCTGGTTTACGAAGTCCGGGTCCTGGTCGCCGATCCCCAGGACCGGCTGCGGCTGGGCATGCCGGCCACGGTGCACATCGACACCCAGGCGTCCGCGCCGGTCGCCTCCCGGAGCCCCGTCTCATGA
- a CDS encoding TetR/AcrR family transcriptional regulator: MSVRDPLSTEYRAPTLRARADGEATRANIIEAAGQLFAERGYAEATSKAICERARTNMAAVNYYFGSRDELYLALLREVHKRLMSMQFLQEIADSSRSPEEKLRVFLDGLVSTVVDGTSWHTRLWAREILAPSPLLGQVMREQALPKFQLLSGIVGEITGLAPGTPALSCCVLSVIAPCLMLLVVDRNIDTPIRSLFQRPAAELAAQMHVLALHGLRAVRAGAPRKPTQASSRRRPRA; encoded by the coding sequence ATGTCCGTTCGCGATCCGCTTTCCACAGAATACAGGGCGCCCACCCTGCGCGCCCGCGCGGATGGCGAAGCCACCCGCGCCAATATCATCGAGGCGGCGGGCCAGCTGTTCGCCGAACGGGGCTATGCCGAGGCGACCAGCAAGGCCATATGCGAGCGCGCGCGCACCAATATGGCGGCGGTGAACTATTACTTCGGCAGCCGCGACGAGCTTTATCTGGCCTTGCTGCGTGAAGTGCACAAGCGGCTGATGAGCATGCAGTTCCTGCAGGAGATCGCCGATAGCTCCAGGTCTCCAGAGGAAAAGCTGCGCGTGTTCCTCGATGGCCTGGTCAGCACCGTGGTCGATGGAACCAGTTGGCATACGCGCCTTTGGGCACGGGAAATCCTGGCGCCGTCGCCCTTGCTGGGCCAAGTGATGCGCGAACAAGCCTTGCCCAAGTTCCAGTTGCTAAGCGGCATCGTCGGCGAAATCACGGGGCTGGCGCCCGGTACGCCGGCACTGAGCTGTTGCGTGTTGAGCGTCATCGCGCCCTGTCTGATGCTGCTGGTGGTGGATCGCAACATCGATACGCCCATCCGGTCCCTGTTCCAGCGGCCGGCTGCCGAACTGGCCGCCCAGATGCATGTGCTGGCCCTGCATGGCCTGCGGGCGGTCCGCGCTGGCGCGCCCCGCAAGCCCACCCAGGCTTCATCGAGGCGCCGACCCCGCGCCTAG
- a CDS encoding AsmA family protein, with translation MKTWIKRISIALAVVIGLAVAGLAVFLLTFDPNAYKDRLESWVQQRYHRTLTIEGDIEATLFPSLGLTLQGVSLSEPGGTETFASVENARMAVAIWPLLSRNVVIDHATFSGVKARVVRDKQGRLNFQDLMGKAKTSDGPGGADAGASGDESRAGTPYIDIAGLDIKDGEVLLQDDATGRALTISQLSARTGRVRVAEPFELSVSAHIEGSAPQFNADLSGQGELTMDPDARRYAARKLDVKIAGQLPGVQAKNLAVRGDIAFDEGRGALDVTGLMAVFQGELARLAGGPASMDASVAAQRLQLDRAGGAMRVDKLAVRAKGAARPGPFELAVDAPSLDLSPKSAAGVAMTARLRVAGNDGMDLRLGIDGVGGNTGGLSAAQATIAGEIKQGARTWTLSAASPITFVPARRAIAATALAGEVAIADPGLPGGALKIPYTGAAQADGVANTANLRLEGQLEGGKLALSADVARTSAQPAIRFAVAADTLDLDKLMPAGTPAQRAGPAAVGGKDSGTGAAVPGAGAASAPASAPAPAAPGGPSAAPPGTAAPASPSAASAPRPGGGIDLSVLVGPQAQGTIKIGRLVARGLVAENLSGAVRLAQGKLDVSPLAATLYGGKLAGNVSVDAARDNAIATRFTLDGVAIGPLLAAVAKRSPMTGVGNVAADLTTHGRQGDALRDNLGGTLQLRLRDGAIKGFDVARTLRELKQAILGGKQGEQADVSADASRETTFSRMDADLALAAGIATIKRLDVVSPVVRVSQGTPAIIDLPKGTLDVVANVRIADPPPSYADLAELRGLAVPVHVAGPYDALRYRVDWRAVAGDALSRALQRALRDRGADSNRNGESRQDAIKDLGRMLKGITGK, from the coding sequence ATGAAAACGTGGATCAAGCGCATATCGATAGCCTTGGCAGTGGTGATCGGCCTCGCCGTCGCAGGTTTGGCGGTGTTTCTGCTGACCTTCGATCCGAACGCCTACAAGGACCGGCTGGAATCCTGGGTCCAGCAACGCTATCACCGCACCTTGACCATAGAAGGCGATATCGAGGCGACGCTTTTTCCCAGCCTCGGCTTGACGCTGCAGGGCGTCTCCCTGTCCGAACCGGGCGGCACGGAGACCTTCGCCTCGGTGGAGAACGCCCGCATGGCGGTGGCGATCTGGCCGCTGTTGTCGCGTAACGTGGTGATCGATCACGCCACGTTCAGCGGCGTGAAGGCGCGCGTGGTGCGGGACAAGCAGGGGCGCCTGAATTTCCAGGACCTGATGGGCAAGGCAAAGACGAGCGATGGCCCGGGCGGCGCCGATGCAGGCGCATCGGGCGACGAATCGCGCGCGGGCACGCCGTACATCGACATCGCCGGGCTCGATATCAAGGACGGCGAGGTGCTGCTGCAGGACGACGCCACCGGCCGGGCGCTGACCATTTCGCAGCTCAGCGCCCGCACCGGCCGCGTGCGGGTCGCCGAGCCCTTCGAACTGAGCGTGTCGGCACATATCGAAGGCAGCGCGCCGCAGTTCAACGCCGACCTGTCCGGCCAGGGCGAACTGACCATGGACCCCGATGCGCGGCGGTATGCCGCCCGCAAGCTGGACGTGAAGATCGCAGGCCAGTTGCCCGGGGTCCAGGCCAAGAACCTGGCGGTGCGCGGCGACATCGCTTTCGACGAAGGCCGCGGCGCCCTCGACGTGACGGGCCTGATGGCGGTTTTCCAGGGCGAGCTCGCGCGGTTGGCCGGTGGCCCGGCCAGCATGGACGCCAGCGTCGCGGCGCAGCGGCTGCAATTGGATCGCGCCGGCGGCGCCATGCGCGTCGACAAACTGGCGGTGCGCGCCAAGGGCGCGGCGCGCCCCGGGCCTTTCGAGCTGGCGGTCGATGCGCCTTCCCTGGACCTGTCGCCCAAGAGCGCCGCCGGGGTCGCCATGACGGCGCGCCTGCGTGTGGCCGGCAACGATGGCATGGACCTGCGCCTGGGCATCGACGGTGTCGGCGGCAATACCGGCGGCCTGTCGGCCGCGCAAGCCACGATCGCCGGGGAGATCAAGCAGGGCGCGCGCACGTGGACCTTGAGCGCGGCATCGCCGATAACCTTCGTCCCCGCGAGGCGCGCGATCGCTGCCACGGCGCTGGCCGGCGAGGTCGCCATCGCTGATCCCGGATTGCCGGGCGGCGCATTGAAGATTCCCTATACCGGCGCCGCGCAGGCCGACGGGGTCGCCAATACCGCGAACCTGCGCCTGGAGGGGCAGCTGGAAGGCGGCAAGCTGGCGCTGTCGGCCGACGTGGCGCGTACTTCCGCCCAGCCGGCCATACGCTTCGCCGTGGCGGCCGATACCCTGGACCTGGACAAGCTGATGCCCGCCGGTACGCCCGCGCAGCGCGCCGGCCCGGCAGCCGTTGGCGGCAAGGACAGCGGTACGGGAGCCGCCGTACCGGGGGCAGGGGCCGCGTCCGCGCCTGCCTCTGCGCCCGCGCCAGCGGCGCCCGGCGGCCCCAGCGCCGCGCCACCCGGGACCGCGGCGCCCGCATCGCCATCGGCCGCGTCCGCTCCGCGCCCCGGTGGCGGCATCGATCTTTCCGTGCTGGTGGGTCCCCAGGCACAGGGCACGATAAAAATAGGGCGCCTGGTCGCGCGCGGTCTCGTGGCGGAGAACCTCTCCGGCGCGGTACGGCTGGCGCAGGGCAAGCTGGATGTCTCACCGCTGGCGGCCACGCTGTATGGCGGCAAGCTGGCCGGCAACGTGTCCGTCGATGCGGCGCGCGACAATGCCATCGCCACGCGCTTCACGCTGGACGGCGTGGCCATCGGCCCGTTGCTGGCCGCGGTCGCCAAACGCTCGCCCATGACAGGCGTGGGCAACGTGGCGGCCGACCTGACGACGCACGGCCGGCAGGGCGATGCCTTGCGCGATAACCTGGGCGGCACCCTGCAATTGCGCTTGCGCGATGGCGCGATCAAGGGCTTCGACGTGGCGCGCACGCTGCGTGAGCTGAAGCAGGCCATACTTGGCGGCAAGCAAGGCGAGCAAGCCGACGTGAGCGCGGATGCGTCGCGGGAGACCACATTCAGCCGCATGGACGCGGACCTCGCGCTGGCGGCCGGCATCGCAACCATCAAGCGCTTGGACGTGGTGTCGCCGGTGGTTCGCGTCAGCCAGGGAACGCCAGCCATCATCGATCTGCCCAAGGGTACGCTGGACGTAGTCGCCAATGTCCGCATTGCCGACCCGCCGCCGTCCTATGCGGACCTGGCCGAGTTGCGCGGCCTCGCGGTCCCCGTCCATGTCGCCGGCCCTTACGACGCCTTGCGCTACCGTGTCGACTGGCGCGCCGTGGCGGGCGATGCCTTGTCGCGCGCCTTGCAGCGGGCGCTGCGCGACCGTGGCGCGGACAGTAATAGAAATGGCGAATCGCGCCAGGACGCCATCAAGGACCTGGGCAGAATGTTGAAAGGGATCACCGGAAAATGA
- a CDS encoding MOSC N-terminal beta barrel domain-containing protein, translating into MSALYHPVAHCGGLDDPRAADYERRWLLVNSGGQWMTRTECPALADIAVEMRFGYLVLRAPGMLRIDIPLDVIEDDDSVRSAVLVGTQAVDVVDEGELAAAWVSNFTGIPCRLMKVHPDMGPVDWPE; encoded by the coding sequence ATGAGCGCCTTGTACCATCCCGTCGCCCACTGCGGCGGTCTCGACGATCCGCGCGCCGCGGACTACGAACGCCGCTGGCTGCTGGTGAACTCCGGCGGTCAATGGATGACGCGGACCGAATGCCCGGCGCTCGCGGATATCGCCGTCGAAATGCGCTTCGGGTACCTGGTGCTGCGCGCGCCCGGAATGCTGCGCATCGACATCCCCCTGGACGTAATCGAGGATGACGACAGCGTACGCAGTGCCGTGCTGGTGGGCACGCAGGCCGTGGATGTCGTCGATGAAGGCGAACTGGCCGCTGCGTGGGTGTCCAATTTCACGGGCATCCCGTGCCGCTTGATGAAGGTGCATCCCGACATGGGACCGGTCGACTGGCCGGAATAG
- a CDS encoding benzoate/H(+) symporter BenE family transporter, whose product MPGSTATSSTTPSRNDISLSAIVAGLVAVLVSFGGTAVLMVQAGHTAGLDAARIGSWLGSICLALGLGGVYLSLRTRLPIVLAWSTPGAALLITALAGVPFGEAVGAFVVAAALALVCGVFGWVDPIARRIPPQIASAMLAGVLLNFGVGVFGAMGRQAALVLPMALAYLAFKRYAPRYAILAVLAVGLAVAAALGLLRFDSAGWRLTEFVWTTPVFTWRGVVSLAIPLFVVGMASQNLPGLAVLQAAGYQQVPASRIIGVSGGIGLLAAPFGAHSVTLAAIIAAICAGSEAHPDAARRYVAAVVYGVSYIALSVAAGAVAVFFQAMPPALIATLAGLALLAPIMGGMAAAMQQPEGREAALITLLATASGMSFWGVGSAFWGLVAGLVAHWIITGRRRGG is encoded by the coding sequence ATGCCGGGCTCGACCGCTACCAGTTCCACCACTCCGTCCCGCAACGACATTTCGCTATCGGCCATCGTCGCCGGCCTGGTCGCCGTGCTCGTGAGCTTCGGCGGCACCGCCGTGCTGATGGTGCAGGCCGGCCATACCGCCGGCCTGGACGCCGCCCGCATCGGTTCCTGGCTGGGATCCATCTGCCTGGCGCTGGGGCTGGGTGGCGTGTACCTGAGCCTGCGTACCCGTCTACCGATAGTGCTGGCCTGGTCGACGCCGGGCGCCGCCCTGCTCATCACCGCCCTGGCCGGCGTACCCTTCGGCGAAGCGGTCGGCGCCTTCGTGGTGGCGGCCGCGCTGGCGCTGGTGTGCGGCGTGTTCGGCTGGGTCGATCCCATCGCGCGCCGCATTCCGCCGCAGATCGCCTCGGCCATGCTGGCTGGCGTGCTGTTGAACTTCGGCGTTGGAGTGTTCGGCGCCATGGGCCGGCAGGCCGCGCTGGTCCTGCCCATGGCCCTGGCCTACCTGGCCTTCAAGCGCTATGCCCCCCGCTACGCCATCCTCGCCGTCCTGGCGGTCGGACTGGCCGTCGCGGCTGCCCTGGGCCTGTTGCGGTTCGACAGCGCGGGCTGGCGGCTGACCGAATTCGTGTGGACCACGCCGGTGTTCACCTGGCGCGGCGTCGTCAGCCTGGCCATCCCGCTTTTCGTTGTGGGCATGGCCTCGCAGAACCTGCCCGGCCTGGCGGTGCTGCAGGCCGCCGGCTACCAGCAGGTGCCGGCATCGCGCATTATCGGCGTGAGCGGCGGCATCGGCTTGCTGGCCGCGCCGTTCGGGGCACACAGCGTGACGCTGGCGGCCATCATCGCCGCCATCTGCGCGGGCAGCGAAGCGCATCCCGATGCGGCGCGGCGCTATGTGGCCGCCGTCGTCTACGGGGTGTCGTACATTGCCTTGAGCGTGGCGGCCGGCGCGGTCGCGGTGTTTTTCCAGGCCATGCCCCCGGCGCTCATCGCCACCCTGGCCGGCCTGGCCTTGCTCGCGCCCATCATGGGCGGCATGGCGGCCGCCATGCAGCAACCGGAAGGACGCGAAGCCGCGCTGATCACCCTCCTGGCGACGGCGTCCGGCATGAGCTTCTGGGGCGTGGGGTCGGCCTTCTGGGGCCTGGTGGCGGGCCTGGTCGCCCATTGGATCATCACGGGCCGGCGCCGCGGCGGCTGA
- a CDS encoding YfhL family 4Fe-4S dicluster ferredoxin, whose protein sequence is MALKITEECINCDVCEPQCPNEAISMGDDYYVIDPDKCTECVGHYDEPQCKVVCPVECIELHPQWQEGQDQLMAKYRRLTGGA, encoded by the coding sequence ATGGCCCTGAAGATCACCGAAGAATGCATCAACTGCGACGTCTGCGAGCCGCAGTGTCCGAATGAAGCCATTTCGATGGGCGATGACTATTACGTCATCGACCCGGACAAATGCACCGAATGCGTGGGGCATTACGACGAACCGCAATGCAAGGTCGTCTGCCCGGTGGAATGCATCGAACTGCACCCGCAGTGGCAGGAAGGCCAGGACCAGCTCATGGCCAAATACCGCCGCCTGACCGGAGGGGCATAG
- the coaD gene encoding pantetheine-phosphate adenylyltransferase yields MIIAIYPGTFDPLTRGHEDLVRRAAALFDEVVVGVAHSRNKKPFFNIDERVSIAREVLGHYPNVRVESFGGLLKDFVRDQNGRVIVRGLRAVSDFEYEFQMAGMNRHLLPDVETLFMTPSDQYQFISGTIVREIAQLGGDVSKFVFPSVERWLQEKAKERREQSWPG; encoded by the coding sequence ATGATCATCGCTATTTACCCCGGCACATTCGACCCGCTGACGCGGGGACACGAAGACCTGGTTCGACGCGCCGCGGCGCTGTTCGACGAGGTGGTGGTGGGCGTTGCGCATAGCCGCAACAAGAAGCCCTTCTTCAACATCGACGAGCGCGTCTCGATCGCGCGTGAAGTGCTGGGGCATTACCCCAACGTCCGCGTGGAAAGCTTTGGCGGACTGCTGAAGGACTTCGTGCGGGACCAGAACGGGCGCGTCATTGTGCGCGGCCTGCGCGCGGTGTCCGATTTCGAATACGAATTCCAGATGGCGGGCATGAACCGCCACCTGCTGCCCGATGTCGAGACGCTGTTCATGACGCCGTCCGACCAGTACCAGTTCATCTCCGGCACCATCGTGCGCGAGATCGCGCAATTGGGTGGCGACGTGAGCAAGTTCGTGTTTCCGTCGGTGGAGCGCTGGCTGCAGGAAAAAGCCAAGGAACGCCGCGAACAAAGCTGGCCCGGCTAG
- the rsmD gene encoding 16S rRNA (guanine(966)-N(2))-methyltransferase RsmD — translation MTNKYIRIVGGQYRRTPIAVVDAAGLRPTPDRVRETLYNWVNHFWNGEFAGKSVLDLFAGSGALGFEAASRGVSHVQMVERDRGALAALRALRDKLDAQHVRIHAGDALDALRRMDASRYDLVLLDPPFGQGWLPRLWPLLPGVLTDDGLVYVESESELVPPENYETLRKDRAGAVHYQLLRFAAMQK, via the coding sequence ATGACGAACAAGTATATTCGCATCGTCGGCGGTCAATACCGGCGCACGCCGATCGCCGTGGTCGACGCCGCGGGATTGCGCCCCACGCCAGACCGCGTGCGCGAAACGCTCTACAACTGGGTCAACCATTTCTGGAACGGCGAATTCGCCGGCAAATCGGTGCTGGACCTGTTCGCCGGCAGCGGCGCCCTGGGATTCGAAGCCGCGTCGCGCGGCGTGTCGCACGTCCAGATGGTCGAGCGCGACCGTGGCGCGCTCGCCGCCCTGCGCGCCCTGCGCGACAAGCTCGACGCCCAACACGTGCGCATCCATGCCGGCGACGCCCTCGATGCATTGCGGCGCATGGACGCCTCGCGCTACGACCTGGTGCTGCTCGACCCGCCCTTCGGCCAGGGCTGGCTACCGCGCCTGTGGCCGCTGCTTCCGGGCGTGCTGACCGATGATGGCCTGGTGTACGTGGAGAGCGAATCGGAGCTCGTCCCACCCGAAAATTACGAAACATTGCGCAAGGATCGCGCAGGCGCCGTCCACTATCAGTTACTCCGGTTTGCTGCAATGCAGAAATAG